A single Verrucomicrobiia bacterium DNA region contains:
- a CDS encoding DUF1080 domain-containing protein — protein sequence MQKSFILLSLLAVTLIAPAAEPEVKNSKPIVPHEVISLFNGKDLSAFYTWLVDYHREDPLQVFSVVDSLDGAPAIRISGKIYGGLYTRQQYANYRLVAEFRWGLTTWGSRTNATKDSGVVLHCTGPDGNYYSPTFNGPWMRGYEFQIIQGGVGDILVLGGYDPDGSIVKYSATLNTSPDRDGEPIWDPKGEPKVFQTGRINWWGRDVDWKDQLGFRGRQDVESPDGQWTRLEVVCRGATLDYYVNGQRVNHATQLSHQAGQLIFQSEGAEIYFRKIELHPLPAAQ from the coding sequence ATGCAAAAGTCCTTCATCCTGCTTTCCCTGTTGGCGGTCACCTTGATTGCGCCCGCCGCCGAACCCGAGGTCAAAAACTCGAAGCCCATCGTCCCGCATGAAGTGATCTCCCTCTTCAACGGCAAGGACCTCTCCGCTTTTTACACCTGGCTGGTGGATTATCATCGCGAAGACCCGCTCCAGGTTTTTTCGGTGGTGGACAGTTTGGACGGCGCACCCGCCATCCGCATCAGTGGAAAAATTTACGGCGGATTATACACGCGCCAGCAATACGCCAACTACCGGTTGGTCGCCGAATTCCGCTGGGGCTTGACCACTTGGGGCAGCCGCACCAACGCCACGAAGGACAGCGGCGTGGTGCTGCATTGCACCGGGCCGGATGGCAATTATTACTCGCCGACGTTCAATGGTCCGTGGATGCGCGGCTACGAATTTCAAATCATTCAAGGCGGCGTGGGCGACATCCTGGTGCTCGGCGGCTACGATCCGGATGGCTCGATTGTGAAATACTCAGCCACCCTGAACACCAGCCCGGATCGCGATGGCGAGCCGATCTGGGATCCGAAAGGCGAACCCAAAGTGTTTCAAACCGGACGCATTAATTGGTGGGGGCGCGATGTGGATTGGAAAGACCAACTCGGCTTTCGCGGGCGTCAAGATGTGGAAAGTCCCGACGGCCAGTGGACTCGCCTCGAAGTGGTTTGTCGCGGAGCGACGCTCGACTACTACGTGAACGGCCAGCGGGTCAACCACGCCACGCAACTCAGCCATCAAGCCGGGCAGTTGATTTTTCAATCCGAAGGCGCCGAAATTTACTTTCGGAAAATCGAACTGCATCCCCTGCCCGCCGCCCAGTAA
- a CDS encoding SGNH/GDSL hydrolase family protein — protein sequence MSHNNKRTQSFIPVGGMVALCAVVIGLAGCATQSRPDAAYQQTGESLVLIGQQPKHLAFAPAFDHPLVVRSTYRAGLTNTVQYEAGRDYVLTSDGAIQRTADSRILDFSTNILFGKEDFDHNQFPGFGNLPFFVYVDYHHRERWTPPVAQPEFSAVALPETRRKLRAGDPVRIVAFGDSITAGGDASTPDMIFWARWADALRKKYPRASIEAINGATGGDTTAQGLQRLQAKVLDQQPDLVLIGFGMNDHNRPGFGVALPAFADNLRQMINRIRVNTKAEIILFSAFPPNPQWRYGSHNMEAYAVATEAVAREKQCAFADVYQRWQQLATRKAPEDMLANDINHPNDFGHNLYFEALQALGL from the coding sequence ATGAGCCACAACAACAAACGAACTCAATCTTTCATTCCCGTTGGCGGGATGGTCGCCCTGTGCGCCGTGGTCATCGGACTGGCGGGTTGCGCCACGCAATCGCGTCCTGACGCCGCGTATCAGCAAACGGGTGAATCGCTGGTCTTGATCGGGCAACAACCGAAGCATCTGGCGTTCGCCCCCGCGTTCGATCACCCGCTCGTCGTGCGCAGCACCTATCGCGCGGGCCTGACGAACACGGTGCAGTATGAAGCCGGACGTGATTACGTTCTGACCAGCGACGGCGCCATCCAGCGCACGGCGGATTCCCGCATTCTTGATTTCTCCACCAACATCCTCTTCGGCAAGGAGGATTTCGATCACAACCAATTTCCCGGCTTCGGCAACCTGCCCTTCTTCGTCTATGTGGATTACCACCATCGCGAACGCTGGACGCCGCCAGTGGCGCAACCGGAATTCTCCGCCGTCGCGCTGCCCGAGACCCGGCGAAAACTGCGGGCGGGCGACCCCGTGCGGATCGTGGCGTTCGGCGACAGCATTACCGCCGGCGGCGATGCCTCCACCCCTGACATGATTTTCTGGGCGCGCTGGGCCGACGCGTTGCGAAAGAAGTATCCGCGCGCCAGCATCGAAGCCATCAATGGCGCCACTGGTGGCGATACCACCGCGCAAGGTCTGCAACGGCTGCAAGCCAAGGTGCTGGATCAACAGCCGGACCTGGTGCTGATCGGCTTCGGTATGAACGATCACAACCGCCCCGGTTTCGGCGTGGCGCTGCCCGCTTTCGCGGACAACCTGCGTCAGATGATCAATCGCATTCGAGTGAATACGAAGGCGGAAATCATCCTCTTCTCCGCGTTCCCACCCAACCCACAATGGCGGTATGGATCGCATAACATGGAAGCCTACGCCGTCGCGACCGAAGCGGTGGCACGCGAAAAGCAATGCGCTTTTGCCGACGTTTATCAGCGCTGGCAACAGCTTGCCACCCGCAAAGCTCCCGAGGACATGCTGGCGAACGACATCAATCATCCGAACGATTTCGGTCACAATCTCTATTTTGAAGCGCTCCAGGCGCTCGGACTTTGA
- a CDS encoding endonuclease/exonuclease/phosphatase family protein, producing MRKLLVLTFGLVGLTLSGSVGLAAPATNTLPLTLRIGTFNVGHFNQGKLGGYQESDVAAALERWRSWIKAQSFDVFFINEWNLNFDKDGTLNATEHLLQPFYDHIVFGKRNTWIYNGMASNFPISKAGEVPLTHQEYYAVRAEWPVGGVTVTLMSVHVPWQKDAHDSSIDALITEMKRHKYLICAGDLNAPDRNVLKIKAAGFKVANGGDEGWFCTAASKCGSQTNNVHIDNIITSPNLTIKRVSAPRTGLNDLDHLPLRAEVTLE from the coding sequence ATGCGGAAATTGCTTGTACTCACGTTTGGCCTGGTGGGACTTACTTTGAGCGGCTCTGTTGGCCTGGCCGCTCCAGCGACCAATACGCTTCCGCTGACGCTGCGCATCGGCACTTTCAACGTGGGCCACTTCAACCAAGGCAAGCTGGGCGGTTATCAGGAAAGCGATGTTGCCGCCGCGTTGGAACGGTGGCGCAGTTGGATCAAGGCGCAGTCATTCGACGTTTTCTTCATCAACGAATGGAACTTGAACTTCGACAAAGACGGCACGCTGAATGCCACTGAACATTTGCTGCAACCGTTCTACGACCACATCGTCTTCGGCAAACGCAACACCTGGATCTACAATGGGATGGCCTCGAACTTTCCGATCAGCAAAGCCGGCGAAGTGCCTTTGACGCACCAGGAATATTACGCCGTGCGCGCCGAGTGGCCGGTGGGCGGAGTGACGGTCACCCTGATGTCGGTGCATGTGCCTTGGCAGAAAGACGCTCATGATTCTTCCATTGACGCGTTGATCACCGAGATGAAGCGGCACAAGTATCTGATCTGCGCCGGTGACCTGAACGCGCCGGATCGCAACGTGCTCAAGATCAAAGCGGCGGGATTCAAGGTGGCGAACGGTGGTGATGAAGGCTGGTTTTGCACCGCGGCATCCAAGTGCGGATCGCAAACGAACAACGTGCATATTGATAACATCATCACCTCGCCCAACTTGACCATCAAGCGCGTCTCCGCTCCCCGCACCGGGCTGAACGATCTGGATCATCTTCCGTTGCGGGCCGAAGTGACGTTGGAATAA
- a CDS encoding tellurite resistance/C4-dicarboxylate transporter family protein, which produces MSFSTNEIRALAPGYFALVMATGIVSIAAENSGFHAVAHGLLWLNVGQYLVLGMLTLTRWRYFPHEFRSDLTDHQRGPGFFTLVAGTGVLAEQLILLQQAWRIALGLWGLALLLWATLTYTIFAALTVKANKPSLDRGLSGNWLLAVVATQAIAILSTQLASGFGDETRSVLNFLALALWLTGGMGYGLLITLIFYRCLFFKFSPTDFSPHYWINMGAAAISTLAGSALIESATATEPLGPLLPFLKGMTLLFWACGTWWLPLLALLAVWRYGYHRFPLTYDPAGWSVVFPLGMYATCTFGIARILQSDFLLPVAQVFVYLALTAWVLTFLGMLHRLVKSKS; this is translated from the coding sequence ATGAGCTTTTCAACCAACGAAATTCGCGCCTTGGCGCCGGGTTATTTTGCGCTGGTGATGGCGACTGGCATCGTTTCCATTGCCGCCGAAAATTCCGGTTTCCACGCCGTTGCCCACGGATTGCTCTGGCTGAACGTCGGCCAGTATCTGGTTCTCGGGATGCTCACGTTGACGCGGTGGCGGTATTTTCCACACGAATTTCGATCCGACTTGACTGATCATCAGCGCGGCCCTGGTTTTTTCACCTTGGTCGCCGGGACTGGCGTGCTGGCGGAACAATTGATTTTGCTTCAGCAAGCGTGGCGGATCGCCCTCGGACTCTGGGGACTCGCGCTCCTGCTCTGGGCGACGCTCACTTACACCATCTTCGCCGCGCTCACCGTCAAGGCGAACAAACCGTCTTTGGATCGAGGTCTCAGCGGCAACTGGCTGCTGGCCGTGGTGGCGACTCAAGCCATCGCGATCTTGAGCACGCAACTGGCATCGGGCTTCGGCGACGAGACACGATCGGTCCTGAATTTTCTGGCACTGGCCCTGTGGCTGACTGGCGGCATGGGTTACGGCCTGCTGATCACGCTGATTTTCTACCGTTGCCTGTTTTTCAAATTTTCACCCACCGACTTTTCACCGCATTACTGGATCAACATGGGCGCGGCGGCCATCTCCACGCTGGCGGGGTCGGCATTGATCGAAAGCGCGACGGCGACCGAACCGCTCGGTCCGCTACTGCCCTTCCTCAAAGGAATGACGCTCCTGTTTTGGGCGTGTGGCACTTGGTGGTTGCCCCTGCTCGCGTTACTGGCGGTCTGGCGCTACGGCTACCACCGGTTTCCGTTGACCTACGATCCGGCCGGTTGGAGCGTGGTCTTTCCATTGGGCATGTACGCCACTTGCACCTTCGGTATCGCGCGAATCCTGCAATCGGATTTTCTATTGCCGGTAGCGCAGGTGTTCGTCTATCTCGCGCTAACCGCCTGGGTGTTGACCTTTCTCGGAATGTTGCATCGGCTCGTGAAATCCAAAAGTTGA
- a CDS encoding YhbY family RNA-binding protein, whose translation MGELTNAQIRSLKARGQFLKPAVKVGKEGLSPAFFAALKEALQHNELIKVKFDDHKDEKKRLAPQLAEQSGSELIMRVGNVVLLYRPKPGVEAASDLEAPER comes from the coding sequence ATGGGTGAATTGACCAATGCTCAAATCCGCTCGCTTAAAGCGCGCGGCCAGTTTTTGAAGCCAGCGGTGAAGGTTGGCAAGGAAGGACTGTCGCCGGCGTTTTTTGCCGCGTTGAAGGAGGCGCTACAACATAACGAATTGATCAAGGTGAAATTTGACGATCACAAAGATGAGAAGAAACGGCTCGCGCCGCAATTGGCCGAGCAGAGTGGCAGCGAGTTGATCATGCGGGTGGGCAACGTCGTGTTGCTTTATCGTCCTAAACCCGGCGTCGAAGCAGCTTCCGATCTTGAAGCGCCCGAACGGTAA
- a CDS encoding ADP-ribosylglycohydrolase family protein gives MARSLIYARTAFAHDDGMRPLQRCGWRAASFAGWISLILFTAIAARAVEFRRLSVTEYRSKMTAGWLGQMAGVSWGAPTEFKWEDAIIPADKVPEWKPTLINAAFPQDDLYVEMTFLRTLERHGLEASIRQVGIDFANSGYPLWCANNAGRNNLRKGIAPPDSSHPQFNKCPNDIDYQIEADFSGLIAPGLPQFAIECGEKFGRLMNYGDGMYAGQFIGALYAAAFFETEPVQLIETALAAIPRDCQYAEMVRDVVAWHQANPDAWEKTWQLCQQKYRENPEYQKASNGGIDCKINGAYVLLGLLYGQRDFDRTMVIAMRAGQDSDCNPSSAGGVLFTTYGAGKIPARFTSALDELEVFSHTEYTFPKLLAVSEQLARQVILRAGGKIVTENGEEIFLIPVQSPQPSPLVLSWSPGPIADSRFTPEEMAQITARNVPRAVTLAAGDILPGWEVNDCGTDMNPGLREEYAGRNNVLLTHPLDRETGCVLSRKVNLPVDKKSTLRITVAHDTRGDFDLIVRVNGEELLRKPVSSQTTTDDPWLMQDVDLSGFAGQQGVKVELINQPSDWSYEAAYWADLRIVSR, from the coding sequence ATGGCACGCTCTCTTATTTACGCGCGGACGGCTTTCGCCCATGATGACGGCATGAGACCGTTACAGCGATGTGGGTGGCGCGCCGCCAGTTTTGCGGGATGGATCAGCCTGATTTTGTTCACAGCGATCGCCGCGCGCGCGGTTGAATTTCGTCGTCTGTCGGTGACCGAATACCGGAGCAAAATGACAGCCGGTTGGTTGGGACAAATGGCCGGGGTATCGTGGGGCGCGCCGACTGAGTTCAAGTGGGAGGACGCCATCATCCCCGCTGACAAAGTGCCGGAGTGGAAACCGACATTGATCAACGCGGCTTTTCCCCAGGACGATCTTTATGTGGAAATGACCTTTCTGCGCACCCTTGAACGGCACGGCTTGGAGGCTTCGATTCGACAGGTCGGGATTGATTTTGCCAACAGCGGTTATCCGCTCTGGTGCGCCAACAATGCGGGCAGGAACAATTTGCGCAAAGGCATTGCGCCGCCTGATTCCAGCCATCCCCAGTTCAACAAGTGCCCCAACGATATTGACTATCAGATTGAAGCGGACTTCTCCGGATTGATCGCACCGGGCCTGCCGCAGTTCGCGATCGAGTGTGGCGAGAAGTTCGGCCGGCTGATGAATTACGGCGACGGCATGTACGCCGGTCAGTTCATCGGCGCGTTGTATGCCGCCGCGTTTTTTGAAACGGAACCCGTCCAACTGATTGAAACCGCGCTGGCCGCCATTCCGCGCGATTGTCAGTACGCCGAAATGGTGCGCGACGTGGTCGCCTGGCATCAGGCGAATCCGGATGCGTGGGAAAAGACCTGGCAACTCTGTCAGCAGAAATACCGCGAAAATCCTGAGTATCAAAAAGCGTCCAATGGCGGGATTGATTGTAAGATCAACGGCGCTTACGTGTTGCTTGGGTTGCTCTACGGTCAGCGCGATTTTGATCGCACCATGGTCATTGCAATGCGCGCGGGTCAGGATTCCGATTGTAATCCTTCGAGCGCCGGAGGCGTTTTGTTCACCACTTATGGCGCGGGAAAAATACCGGCGCGTTTCACCAGCGCACTGGATGAATTGGAAGTCTTCAGCCACACCGAATACACCTTTCCCAAACTTCTGGCGGTCAGCGAGCAGTTGGCCCGACAGGTGATTCTGCGCGCGGGCGGAAAAATCGTCACGGAGAACGGCGAGGAAATTTTTCTGATTCCGGTGCAGTCGCCGCAACCGAGTCCGCTGGTGCTCAGTTGGTCGCCCGGCCCCATTGCCGACAGCCGGTTCACTCCAGAGGAAATGGCGCAGATCACGGCGCGGAATGTGCCCCGGGCCGTCACGCTGGCCGCCGGAGATATTTTACCGGGCTGGGAGGTGAATGATTGCGGCACGGACATGAATCCGGGTTTGCGTGAAGAATATGCGGGGCGAAACAATGTGCTGCTGACGCATCCACTGGATCGCGAGACCGGTTGCGTTTTGAGTCGGAAAGTGAATTTACCCGTCGACAAAAAGAGCACGCTGCGGATCACGGTGGCACACGACACCCGTGGCGACTTTGATCTGATCGTGCGCGTGAATGGTGAAGAATTGTTGCGCAAACCGGTTAGTTCGCAAACGACCACCGACGACCCGTGGCTGATGCAGGATGTGGATTTGTCGGGATTCGCCGGTCAGCAAGGAGTGAAAGTGGAGTTGATCAACCAGCCCAGCGACTGGTCCTACGAAGCGGCGTATTGGGCGGACTTACGAATCGTGAGCCGGTAA
- a CDS encoding undecaprenyl/decaprenyl-phosphate alpha-N-acetylglucosaminyl 1-phosphate transferase, which translates to MMFPSNLYLAAFCSAWAVAFFSLPIWRIWCGRNGFLDDPGQRKIHAEPVPLAGGLTVLTALLLPLIVAVAILKFGWLGEASAAPLGHGFEQRAGQLLAIALGAIGMTVVGLLDDRIELRPASKFIAQLLIAGGVAAAGVRITLFVPLPLFSYVITILWLLTIVNAFNFMDNMNGLCGGLGAIGAAWFGGIAAYHGQYLVALLAFLTVGALMGFLPHNFPRARAFLGDSGSHLVGYLLAIMAILPHFHSEQHPQPLAVLLPLFILAVPLGDLAWVVMLRLRLGKPFYLGDTNHLSHRLVRLGLSKTTTVMLIWLLSVAIGSIAVLLLREF; encoded by the coding sequence ATGATGTTTCCCTCCAACCTCTATCTGGCAGCGTTTTGCAGCGCCTGGGCCGTCGCGTTTTTCTCCCTGCCGATCTGGCGGATTTGGTGCGGGCGGAACGGTTTTCTGGATGATCCGGGGCAGCGCAAGATCCACGCTGAACCCGTGCCACTTGCCGGCGGCTTGACGGTATTAACCGCGTTGTTGCTCCCGTTGATCGTGGCCGTTGCGATACTGAAATTCGGCTGGCTTGGCGAGGCCAGCGCGGCACCGTTGGGACATGGATTTGAACAGCGCGCGGGACAATTGCTGGCCATCGCGCTCGGCGCCATCGGCATGACGGTGGTGGGCTTGCTCGACGACCGGATCGAACTGCGTCCCGCGTCGAAATTCATCGCGCAACTGCTCATTGCCGGCGGGGTCGCAGCGGCGGGGGTGCGCATCACCCTGTTCGTTCCCCTCCCCCTCTTTAGCTACGTCATCACAATCTTGTGGCTGTTAACCATCGTGAACGCCTTCAACTTCATGGACAACATGAATGGCCTCTGCGGCGGACTGGGAGCGATCGGCGCGGCGTGGTTCGGAGGTATTGCGGCGTATCACGGACAATACCTTGTCGCACTGCTGGCGTTTCTCACCGTCGGGGCGCTGATGGGTTTTCTGCCACATAATTTCCCCCGGGCCCGCGCCTTTTTGGGGGATTCCGGCAGTCACCTGGTTGGTTATCTGCTGGCCATCATGGCGATTCTGCCGCATTTCCATTCCGAACAGCATCCGCAACCATTGGCGGTGCTGCTGCCGCTGTTTATTTTGGCGGTCCCGTTGGGCGATCTGGCCTGGGTGGTCATGCTCCGGCTGCGGCTCGGCAAGCCCTTTTACCTTGGCGATACCAATCACCTCTCCCATCGTCTCGTGCGGTTGGGTTTAAGTAAAACCACCACCGTGATGCTCATCTGGTTGTTATCCGTGGCCATCGGAAGTATCGCGGTCCTCTTACTGCGCGAGTTCTAA
- a CDS encoding glycosyltransferase family 4 protein, whose translation MRVTHIITRLIVGGAQENTVATVLGLRNQPDVTVRLISGPTTGPEGSLESQVASIPDLLTVVPSLIRPVQPWQDARARRELTHQLREQKPDIVHTHSGKAGVLGRLAAARAGVPVIIHHIHGPSFGPFQGALANFIFTAAERYAAKFTTHFIVSAQAMAKRYLAAGIGRPEMYTRIWSGFDIEPFLSATNDPALRAQLHIPPNAFVVGKIGRLFPLKGHDEMLRVFAKFIKDCPQAHLLLVGDGVLRAKLEAQVRQLYLSDNVTFTGLVPPSEISRYVGLMNCLVHLSRREALGRALAQALAAGKPVIAYDFDGADEICLDGKTGFLVRTGQEDAVVEKLLQLMRDARLRHELGQNGRQLVQARFPVKLMVATIYRLYQEQLARASNQ comes from the coding sequence ATGCGCGTCACCCACATCATCACCCGACTCATTGTTGGCGGCGCCCAGGAAAATACGGTCGCCACGGTGCTCGGTCTGCGTAACCAACCGGATGTAACCGTACGCCTGATTTCCGGTCCCACCACCGGCCCCGAAGGTTCGCTCGAATCCCAGGTGGCCTCCATTCCGGATTTGCTGACGGTGGTACCTTCGCTGATTCGCCCGGTGCAGCCATGGCAAGACGCGCGCGCCCGGCGGGAGTTGACTCACCAATTGCGCGAGCAGAAGCCGGACATCGTTCACACGCACAGCGGCAAGGCGGGAGTCCTGGGTCGCCTGGCGGCGGCGCGAGCAGGGGTGCCGGTGATCATTCACCACATTCACGGCCCCAGCTTCGGCCCGTTTCAAGGCGCGCTGGCGAATTTTATTTTTACCGCCGCCGAACGTTACGCGGCGAAATTCACCACGCACTTCATCGTTTCCGCCCAAGCCATGGCCAAGCGCTATCTGGCGGCGGGAATTGGCCGGCCAGAAATGTACACACGCATCTGGAGCGGTTTTGATATCGAGCCATTCCTATCGGCGACCAATGACCCCGCGCTGCGGGCGCAACTCCACATTCCGCCCAACGCGTTTGTGGTGGGGAAAATCGGCCGGCTGTTTCCGCTGAAAGGGCACGACGAAATGTTGCGCGTGTTCGCCAAATTCATCAAAGACTGTCCGCAAGCCCATCTGCTGCTGGTCGGCGACGGCGTGCTGCGCGCCAAACTGGAGGCGCAAGTGCGGCAGCTTTACCTGAGTGATAATGTCACTTTTACCGGCTTGGTCCCGCCCTCGGAAATTTCGCGCTACGTGGGTCTCATGAACTGTCTCGTTCACCTGTCACGGCGGGAAGCGTTGGGACGCGCGCTGGCTCAGGCGCTGGCCGCCGGCAAGCCGGTCATCGCTTATGATTTTGACGGCGCTGATGAAATCTGTTTGGACGGAAAGACTGGATTCCTGGTCCGCACCGGCCAGGAAGACGCGGTTGTTGAGAAGTTGCTTCAGTTGATGCGCGATGCCCGGTTGCGTCACGAACTGGGGCAGAACGGTCGGCAGTTGGTGCAAGCGCGCTTTCCCGTCAAACTCATGGTGGCAACCATTTATCGCCTGTATCAAGAGCAGTTGGCGCGCGCCTCCAACCAATGA